In one Dermatophagoides farinae isolate YC_2012a chromosome 4, ASM2471394v1, whole genome shotgun sequence genomic region, the following are encoded:
- the LOC124489898 gene encoding uncharacterized protein LOC124489898 — MVKKLTCSIFIADLGDRLNSSSASSSHPSRTIYFKNDGTRFEPNICASTLKLSNENRYRFRIVLKSTPSSISAIRINDIPMQYQCRYDDDDECVELSFEMDARQISIAANHGRTRLIIQIDFMDFHHLDLGIQTKFYDRCDSHLTWGQPFRSLIAEAESSSSSLKFNDKNFVLTKMNFLSM; from the exons atggtgaaaaaattaacTTGTTCCATATTTATTGCGGATCTTGGTGATcgattaaattcatcatctgcATCATCGAGTCATCCATCAAGAACGATATATTTCAAG AATGATGGAACTAGATTTGAGCCAAATATTTGTGCATCAACGTTGAAATTGTCGAATGAGAATCGTTATCGTTTTAGAATCGTTTTGAaatcaacaccatcatcaatcag TGCCATAAGAATCAATGATATTCCAATGCAATATCAATGTCGttacgatgacgatgatgaatgcGTTGAATTATCATTCGAAATGGACGCAAGGCAAATCAGTATTGCCGCTAATCATGGTCGTACAAGATTGATCATTCAAATCGATTTCatggattttcatcatttggatttaggtattcaaacaaaattctatGACCGTTGTGATTCACATTTAACATGGGGACAACCGTTTCGATCATTGATAGCAGAagcagaatcatcatcatcatcattgaaatttaatgacaaaaattttgtattaacaaaaatgaattttttatcaatgtaa